From the Armatimonadota bacterium genome, the window TCATGGGCGGTCCTCCCCGTCAACCCGGAAGGGGTTGGTTTCCAGCGGGAAGGATTCGTCACATGGCCCTCCTTTACTGTCAACACTAATGCGAAACAGCACAGTCTAGATGAGACAACCCGCCCGTCTAGGCGAGGGCGAGGTCTTCGTCCAAGAGGTCTGTGAGGAACATGTGGCCGGGAGCGTGGGTGATGAGCAGCTCGATCCGGGCACGCAGGGCCACAGCCTGCGGTGTCACCCCGCAGGCCCAGAACACGGGAACCTCACCTTCCCGGACCTCCACAGGATCGCCGAAGTCAGGCCTGCCGAGATCCTGGATGCCGATCGCCTCCGGGCGCCGATGTGTACGGGCCCCCCGTGGGCGAGGGGATAGCGGGAGGTCACCTGGACCGTCCTGGGCAGGAGATGCGAAGGGACGGGCCTCATGCTGACCACCATGGGCCCCTGGAAGGGGCCAGAGACCTTGCAGGGGATCGAGGTGACGTACATGGGGACGTTGACCCCGGCCTCCATGTGGCGCACGGGGATCCCCGCGCGCCGCATGGCGTGCTCGAAGGTGAAACTGCACCCCAGCAGGAAGGCTACGAGATCATCCCTCCATAAGCTTTTCAGATCGGTCACCTCGGCCGTGAGGGTCCCACGCTCGTATATCCGGTACTTGGGGAGGTCGGTGCGGAGGTCCGCTCCCTGAGCCGTGTAGCGGGGGCGCGGATCTCCGGGATCGGTCGCCTCCAGCAGGGGACACGGCTTCGGATTCCGCTGGCAGAACACCAGGAAGTCGTAGGCCAGGGCCCGTGGGACGATGACGAGGTTGGCCTGCGCATGGCCCGGCGCCAGGCCTGCCGTCGGCCTCGTCCACTCCCCGCGCCGAATGCGCTCCCTCCACTCTTTGGGTGCACGGGACGGAGTCTCGACCATCCCGGTGTGTACTTTACCTCCTCTTCTCTCCCGGGATCCTGCCGGAGTGGCGCGAACGTGTTCGCGCCCGACCCCGACGCCCGCCCGCCGCGCCGACGACGCCGTCGCCCCGGCCCGGGCCGCCGGCCTGACCCCGTGCGGGCGGCGACCGTACCTCTGCCCTCTCGGGACTACGGACCGCCTCCCGCCCACCGCCGCAGGCAGGTCCGCAGGTTGGCCACCAGGCTGCGCCGGGCCGTCACCACGTACAGGGGCGGGCGGCCGGCCCACTCGTACAGGCCCCGCCCCACCCGGGCCACCGGGCGGGGCGTCCCCCGCTGCTCCAGCAGCCGCCGCAGGTTGTCGATGATGTTGCGGTCCACCTCCAGGGTGGTGTCGATCAGGAACACCGCCAGCTGGGGCCGCAGCGCCTCGACGCGGCCCAGGAAGCTGTCCAGGCTGGCGGCCTCCACGTTGTAGGGCGGGCTGGCCTTGCACTCCACGTAGGCCAGACCGCCTCCCAGAACGGCCAGGACGTCGAAGTCGCCTCCCCGGCCGATGTCCCGGATGCGGACGTCCCACGCCGCCGGCGCCGCGAACTCCCGGACGAACACCTGCGCCACGAACCACTCCAGGGTGTCGCCGAAGGCGCGGGGGTGCGGCGCGGCCAGCGCGTAGCCCCGGCCGCGACGGCGCAGCAGCCCGTACCCTTCCAGGCGGGCCAGGGTGGCCGACACGGTCCGCGTCCCCCACCGCGCCGTCAGGTCCTCCACCACCCGCGGGGTCAGGGCGCGGCGCTCGACCGCTTCCTGCAGCAGGCGGCGGAAGTGGTACCGGTGCAGGTCCGCGTAGAACCGATCCACCCGGTCGGAAGAGAGCGGGCTCGGCAGCAGCAGGCGGTCGACCGGCGAGTGCGGACCGGGCTGCCAGCCGCGCTGGCGCAGGGCGGCGTCCACGGCCCCGGCCGCCAGACGCCGCTCCAGGGCCTCCACCCGGCCGGCCAGGTCTCTTAGCACCGCACCGACATCCGGCTCCATCCCGCGCCCCCCTCAGGGTTCGCGGAGGCGCTGTCCGCCGCCTCCCTGCAGTAGGAGCGGTCCGCCGGCGGGGAGAAAGCCGCAGCATATGCCCGAGCTGGCGCTGGAGTGGCTGGGCCTGCTGCTGCGCTGGATCCACGTGATCGCCGGCATCATGTGGATCGGCGACTCCCTGCTGTTCATGTGGATCGACAGCCACCTCTCCCCCGACCCGCAGGGGCGGCGGGAGGTAACCGGGGTCACCTGGCTGCTCCACGGAGGCGGCTACTACCATCTGGAAAAGCGCCTGCTCGTCCCCGGCCAGGTTCCTCCCCGGCTGCGGTGGTTCTGGCTGGAAGCGACCACCACCTGGATCTCGGGCTTCCTGCTGCTGATCGTGGTCTACTATATGAGCGCCGACGTCATGATGGTCGACCCGGCCGTGGCGGCGCTGACCCCCCGCCGGGCGGTGGCGTTCGGCCTGGGGATGCTGGCCGGAGGGTGGCTGGCCTACGACCTGTTGTGGCGCAGCGGCCTACGGCATCGGCCCGCGGTGGCGCTGGCCCTGTCCGGAGCCGCGCTGGCCGGGCTGATCTACGCGGCCACGAGCCTGCTCAGCGCCCGGGCGGCGTACCTGCAGGTGGGGGCGACGCTGGGCACCATCATGGCGGCCAACGTCTGGGTGCACATCCTGCCCCCCCAGTGGCGGATGCTGCAGGCGGCGCGGGCGGGCCGTCCGGTGGACTACGCCCTGGGCGTTCACGCCAAGACCCGATCCACCCACAACACTTACATCACCTTCCCCGTGATCTTCACCATGCTCAGCCAGCACTTCCCGGCGGTGTATGCCGCCCGCCCGCCCTGGCTGGTCCTGCTACTGTTCGTGGTCGCGGGGGCGGGCGCCCGGCACCTGATGCTGGTGGGATGGCGCTCCGGGAGGGCGACGGCGGCGGTGACGGCGGCGGCGCTGGTGGGGGTCGTCTATCTGACGGCGGCTCCGGTCCTGTCACGGCGGGCCGCGCCGCCCCAGCCGGCGGAGGTGCCCGCCCTGGCCGACGTACGCGCGGTCATCGTCCGCCGGTGCGCGGTGTGTCACTCGGACACACCGACCATGCCCGGGGTCGCGGCCCCTCCGGGCCACGTGCGGATGGATACCCCCGGCCAGATCCGTTCCCTGGCGGCCCGGATCCGGGCGCGGGCGGTCGAGCAGCGGACCATGCCTCCCGGCAACATCACCGGGATCACCGACGACGAGCGCGACCTGCTGCGGCGCTGGATCGATGCCGGGGCGCCGCTGCGCTGACGCGGGCGGGAGAGAGGTCCTGCAGGGAGCCCCCGCCCGTCCCGGCGAACTTTAGTGCCATTCTCACGGCACGGCGGGAGGCATCTCCCCCGCCCACCGCCGACGGGGACGGACACTCGTCCGCCTACGACGACCGCCGCCGCCTGCTGTTTGCGGCCGACGAGGACTTCTGCAAGACGTCCGGGCCGGGAATCGAGAAGGGATTCGGGTACCTGAGGATCTACGACTACAGCCAGCCCGCGCAGCCGGTGCAGATCGGCGAGTACCGGACCCCCAACTCGCGGGGGACCGACGACCAGGCGGCCGGGGACTACACCATCCACAACCCCTTCCTGGTGGGCACGGACCTCTACATCTCCTGGTACACCGACGGTGTGCGGGTGGTGGACGTCAGCACCCCGCGCTCGCCGACGGAAGTCGCCTATTTCGTGCCGCCGGCGGGCCAGAATCCCGTCAAGCCCAGCCAGCGGTTCGTCCTGACCAACACCACCCAGGTGTGGGGCGTGGTGGTGGACCCGGCCACGGGGCTGGTGTACGCCAGCGACATGAACACCGGCCTGTGGATCGTGCGTCGGATCCGGTAAGGGCCGAGGCGACGCATCCGCGCGTCAGGCCCCGGCCCTCCCCGCATGCGCGGCGGGCTCCGGCGCCCCGGCCTCACCGCGGCAGGGAGAGTGTGATCCTCTCGTATCCCTGCGGAACGGTGAACACCGCGTCGGGCAGGGGGTCCCGGGAAAACCGATCCAGGATCATGGTGGCCGTCTGTCGCCCATCCTCGATCCTGGCGGCCTTCACCACCACCGGAAAGTCGACTCCCAGCTCGCCGAACCGCTCGGGCCGGGGATGGACGAGGAGATCACCCCCTTCCAGCGCGGCGGGAAGCCCCACGGTCCTGACGAGGTCCAAGAAGAAGTCCGCAAATCCGGCCATCACCCGGAACTCCTCCGGACCCAGGCCGACCGCCCGCCCCTCGGCCACCCAGAACCGGCAGGAGACCCACCGGGCGCCCGCCAGGGATCGGCACCCCTCCACGATCCTCGCCGGCACCCCCTGGACCGTCTCCGTGCCGACGACCCTCGGCGCCTCGCAGAGATCCCGCGGGGCCGTTTCCACCCTGCTGAATCCGGGCGGCGTCATCATGCGCTCCATCTGCTCCCGGGCTCCCGGGGGCAGCTGGGAGAGCTGGGCCTCCATCCGCTCCCGGACCTGCCGGATCTGCCGCAGGTCGTCGTCTCCGACCTCCACATAGGACCGGCGGGCGTGGTCCACCACCCACAGCCTCCGCGCGGCGCCGTCGAACAGGAGGCTGATGGACCGGGCCCCGGCCTGGATGTCCACCCTCAACCGTCCCGGTGTGAGCGACACCGATGCCCGGCTCACGCCGCCCCCCGGCGACCAGCGGTACTCGAGGGCGACGTCGGCGAAGGCGCTGTCGCCGGCCACGGCGATCAGGGCGACCGCCAGCAACCAGACACATCGCAGGTGCCTTCCCATGGTCCCCCTCCGGAGGTTCTACGGGCACGCGCGTTTCTGTTCCGCCACCTGCCGCACGATCGCCGCGAGCTCCCGGATGACCGGGCGGAGGGCTGCCGGGGCGGCGTCGTCAACGGGGTCCTGGGTTGTGACCGTACGGCCCTGGTAGGTCACCCTGTAGGTGTAGCCGTCCATCACGGGGCGCGCCGGACGGTACTCGGGCAGGAGGCCGGGAAAGCCGGCCTGGTCCAGCGCCCTCCGCAGGCGCTCGAGGCGTTCCGGTTCCAGGCGCGCGCAGTACGCTGCCCGGTCGCTGTCCACGCGGGCCAGCCCGTCCGGGAACACCCGCAGGCGTTGCGTCATCCCGGCGATGCCTCCCGCCAGAGAGAACTCCACCAGCAGAGGGACAAACTGGAACCGCACCGTCTGACGGGTCTCGTTTCCCGCGCGGTCCCGCACGCGCGCTTCCAGCACGTTCTCCCCCTCCTTCAGGAGTTCGCGGCCCACCTGCCCGCTGGCCCGCTCGGGACCCGTCTCCAGCCGGGCCGAGACGTCGCGGCCGTTCACCCGCACCGCCAGCGAGGCCGGATCCACCCCGCTGACCACGGCCCGATCGCGATACCGGATGACCACCCTCACCGACTCGCCGCTCGCCCGGGACCCCGGGCGCGGCTCGTCGATCCACAAAAAGGGCGGGGTCTCGTCGGGGAGAAACGCCAGGGCCAGGGGGCGATCCTCATCCCTGGTCATGACCACGATCTCCCCCGTCTCGTTCAGGTCGGCGCCCGTCCCCGCCTTGACACCCGCGCTCACCTCGACGACCTTCCGGGTCGCCAGATCCACCACGTAGACGCCGCGCCTGCCGCCGTACTGACCCGCAAACAGCAGGCGCCGGCCGTCCCCGCTCACCCTCAGGGACTGGTCCGGGCCCCACTCCCGGCCCGGAGGGGTGACGCCCTCGATCGTGTGGAGAACGGCGCCGGTGTTTCCGTCCACGACCGCAATCCCCGCGGCGCGACCGCTCTCCCGGGTCACGTAGGCCACCCGGCGGCCGTCCAGATCGACCGCCAGCGCCCGGATCTCCCCGCGCTCTCGGGTCAGCTGCCGTGCGCCCGATCCGTCCAGGGCGGCCCGCCACACCTGCCCTCCTCGCAGGTAGAAGACCGCGCGGCGCGCCAGCGCCACGGGCGTCAGGCCGTCGGCCTGAGACACCAGCACCCGCAGGCCGGTCCCGTCGGTGCCGACGGCACCCAGGTACCCGGCGCCCTGCCGACGGTACACCACCACCCGCCCATCCTCGCTCACGGCGGGGGCATTCGCATGATGAAACTGGCTCTCATCCGCCCGCAGCGGCCGGGTCAGACGCCGCAGACCCGTGCCGTCGCCGCGCATCGCACAGATCTCCATCTCGGCGAGCTTCAGGTCGCCGGGCGCCACCTCGCACACGAAGGCGATCACCCGCACCGACCGGTCGAAGGAGACCAGGGTCCCGGCCAGGCGCCTGACCTCGGGAGGCGCCCCCGGAGTGTCCTGCGGGATTCTCAGCATCTTCACCCCGTCCAGAGACACCGAGGTGAACGCCAGCGTGCTTTCCCCGGGGACGAAGACGATCCGGTCGCCAAATGCGGCGATCCGGGGAGTGAACGCATATCCCCGGTGGGGGATCTCCACCACAAACAGGCTTTCGCTTCGGTGCAAGACCGCGACCGCCTGAGGGTCGAAGGGGACGACGATCTTCGGCGCGACGCGGTGGTAGGCAGCCTGGGCGGCCCCGAAAGGGGGCCACGCCAGCAGCGAGGCCACCAGGCATGCGAGCAGCGCGCGCGCGCCGCGGGATGTGCGGTCCATCCTCCGGTCACCTCCCTCACCGCACCCGCCGGAAGAGCTCCAGGCTTCCGTCCTGCCGGACCGTCAGAAGGTAGCGCCAGTCATCGGTCAGCAGCGCGGGCGGATAGGTGAACCGGAATCCGGCCGAGATGGTATTCAGCATCCGCCCCGGCTCCGTCCCGATCCTCTGCACCACGCGCCTCTCGGCGATCTCCCAGATGACGAGCGTGGCCCAGCCCTCCGGACGCTCCCGCCCGTAGAGGACGGCCGCGTACCGCCCGTCCGGGGAGACGTCGGCGAGACTCTGGAAGTCCACCTCGGCTCCCGCCGGCCGCACGTACTGGTCCCGGACGGCGAACGTGCGGGGGTCCAGGACGGCAAAACCCCGCGCGCTGGCCACGTACAGCGCGGCGCCGTCCCGGCTGAAGGCCACGCCGCGCGGAGGCCCGATCCGCCGCAGGGCGGGAGGGTCCGGCAGGCTCAGCGATCCATCGGCCAGGCGGCACACGCCCAGGTCCGAGAACAGGGCGATGGCCAGGCGGTCGTCCCCCGCCGCCACGCCCCGGATGATGGCCCGGGAGGTTGCTCCACCCAGCAGGAGGCGGTCGAAATCCGCGCGACAGCGCGCCGTGTCCTGCAGGCTCGCGGCCTCGTAGACCACCACCGCGGCTCCCCCTCCGGCGCGCCGGGTCGCGTACAGGCGCCGACCGTCGCGCGACCAGCCCAGGGGAGACTGACCGCGCACCTGCGCAAAGTGCACCAGGGCCCCGCCTGTCAGCTCGAACAGCGCGAACGCTTCCTCGGCGGTCTCCAGGGCCACGAACCGCCCGTCGGGAGACACCCGGAGGTTCAGGGCGTCAATGGGAGCCCGCATCCAGGACTCCTCGCCGTACAGGCGGGCGACGTCCACCGACGCGACCTCCACCTCCGCGCGGTCCGGACTCCACACCCGGAGTCCCGCCTCCACGACCACCGGCTGGTTGATGAAGTGCTGGCGGGCCAGGGGCAGGGCCAGCGTCAGCGCCAGGCGCAGCAGCACAGGGATGCCCCGCGCCGCCGAGGAAAAGAACGGCTGCATCGACCGGACGAGCGGGGGCCGGCCGGCGAGCTCCTCCTCGAGCTTGCGGGCAATCTCCTCGCTTCTGCGCTCGATCTCCGGCAGGCCTTCGCTCTCGGCGCGCCGGCGGAACTTCTCCCATTCGGCGTCAAACCACTCGGCTCGCCGCGCGCGTTCCTCGTCGGTGGGCGGCCGCGTCCGTTCCCGGTAGTACACGACCCGGCCCCCCGGCAGCAGCGCCGCCTGGAAGATCCGGCCCCCGGGCTCCCGCACCTCGCCGGCGGATTCAAACAGCACCCCGCTCTGCAGCGCACCGGCTGCCAGGACGGGAATCAGCGCCAGTCCGAGAACAGGCACCCGTCTCATCCTCCCCCCTCCTGAACAGCGCGTCCGCTCGGGATGGCGTGGCCGCGCGGGCGGCGATCTCCCCCCGCGGGGGGCGGGACACCCGCACCCCCCTCAGGCCCGAAAGGCGGGAATGCCGGCAGACAGGCGTGGAAGCAGCCCGCGTGAACCCTCGGTGGTGTGCCCGCTGACGCGGAAAACCGCGATGATCGCGTCTGCCGTTCACAGGCACCCGCATCGCGATCCCCCGTCGCGACTTACCCGGAACACAGACGGCAGGGAGAGAAATTCCCCGCGCCCTTTACCGCGTCCTCCTGCGGCAGGCCGCGCGCCCCCGCTCATTTTTTGGAGAGGCCGCGACGCGAATCGCCTCCTCCCGGAGGGCTTGCCGGGAAGATGTCAGCTGGAGGCTCCGGTCTGGCTGTTCTCGTCCCGGGGAGCGGACAGCGGCTGGCGGACGGCCAGAACGCTGGCGGAGAACCCGATTTCGGTCAGCACCCGCGCGGCCCTCCGCGCGGCATCCTCGCTGGGGTACGGCCGCGTGACCACCCGGAAGGCCGCCCCGTCCTGAACCACCGTCGCCAGGTACCCCTTGGCCCGCACGCGACGGGCGTGGGCTTCGGCCAGGGACCGGCTGGTGAACCGCGCGACACTGACCACGTAGGACGGCCGGGCAACCGCCGCCGGTTTCCGGGCGGTCGTGGAGACCGCCGCCGGCTTCCGCGCGGGAGCGGAGGCCGCTGGCCTCGGCGCGGGGGGCACCAGCGCGCGCCTGACCGCGGGGGAGGCCTCCAGCACTCCGGCCACAGGAGCCCGCCCCGGAGGGTTGAACGCGCCGGCCCGGGCGCCGTCCAGCAGGACGCGGTACGACCCCCAGGCCAGGCCCAGAACGGCCAGGCTGCTGGCGGCCAGCGCGGCCAGCCGGCGGGGGGAGCGGCCGGCGACGGGCGGCCCGGGGCTCGAGGACTGCTCCCAGGTCGTCACACAGGGAAAACCGGAGCAAATTCCATGCCACAGAGGCGCCGGCCGAGGGCTATTCCTGCAGCTTGAGCAGCAGTCCCTTGCGCCGGGCCAGGGTGAACATGTATCCGAAGAACCCGAACGCCACCGCCAGGTACGCCGCGTCCAGCCCGAACGCCCACCCCGCCCGGGACGCGGGCAGCGGCGCACCGGCGAGCACCTCCCGCATCGCCTCGAACACGTGGGGCAGCGGCAGCGCCACCAGCACCCGCCGCAGCCACTCCGGGTACACCGTCAGCGGGAAGAACACCGCCCCGAACGGCTGGAACAGAAACGCCAGGCTCCAGGCCAGGCTCTCGGCGCTCTGCCCGTAGCGCAGGATCAGGGCGGTGATGGCGGTGCCCACCGCCCAGGCGAACAGGATCAGCGCCGCCACCAGCGGCACCAGGCTGAGCCCCAGGGTGAAGATGTTGAAGTGGTACAGTGCAAACGCGACGGTCGCCATCAGGGTGACGGTGATGGAGATCTTGATGATTCCCCACACCATCATGGCCACCAGGAACTCGCCCACCGTCAGCGGGGTGACAAACAGGTTCACCAGGTTCCGCGTCCACAGCTCGGTGAGAAACGACACCGAGATGGCCTGCTGCACCCGGAAGAAGATGTCCCACAGGATCAGCGCGCCCAGCAGCAGGCCCACCAGCAGCGGCACCCGCCCCTGGCGCCCCAGGTACAAGGACAGAAACCCGAAGAAGAACAGGTCCAGCAGAGGCCAGTAGAAGAGGTCGGTGATGCGGGCGAAGCTGCGGCGCATCAGGTACAGCTGCCGCAGGGTCAGCGCCCACACCCGCCGCGCGTTCATTCCTCCTCTTCCCCCCGGGCCGAGCGGGCCAGGGCCACGAAGAACTCCTCCAGGTCCGCCTTGCCATACCGGCGCACCACCTCGGCCGCCGGTCCCTCGGCCAGGATGCGCCCCCGGTGGAGGAAGATGATGCGGGTGCTGAGCCGCTCCACCTCCCGCATGTTGTGGGAGGTATAGAAGACCGTCATCCCCCGCTCCCGCTGCAGGCGCACCAGCAGCGCCCGCACCGCGTCGGCGGCCTCCGGGTCCAGGGCGGCGGTGGGCTCGTCCAGGAACAGCACCTCGGGGTCGTTGAGGAACGCCTTCACCAGGTTCACCCGGGCCGTCTCCCCCGACGACAGCGCCCCGGTGCGCCGGCCCAGCAGGTGGGCCACGCCAAACGCCTCGGCCAGGCGGCGGATCCTCCCACCGGGTTCGGGGACGCCGTACAGGTGGGCGAACACCGTGAGGTTCTCCCGCACCGTGAGGTCGTAGGGCAGGGCCACGTAGGGCGACGAGAAGTTCACCCGGCCGAGGATCGCCTCCCGCCGGGCCGGCATGGGCAGACCCAGGATCCGCACGCTGCCGGCGGTGGGCTCGATCAGGCCCAGCAGCATGGCGATGGTGGTGGTCTTGCCGGCGCCGTTGGGCCCCAGAAAGCCCAGCAGCTCTCCCCGCGCCACCCGAAAGGAGATGTTGTCGACGGCCACGGTTCCGTCGAACACCTTGGTGAGGCCGGTGACCTCAACGGCCCAGGAGGACACGGGCTGTCACGGGTTGCCCGGGCGCGGCACCGCCAGCCCCCGGCGGCGCAGGGCCAGCCAGACGACCACGGTCAGGACGGTGTTGATGCCACTCGCCAGGACGTTGAACGGCACGATGACGGGCCCCAGCAGCGCCGCCACCCGCGACGGCGGCATGCCGAACTGCAGGTACAGGATGGCGAAGTTGGCGGGGATCATCACCAGGACCCGGGCGAGAGCCCCCGCCGCGCAGGCCGCCGCCGCCCACCCCGCGGTGCGGCGGCCACCGCGACCGTACACCCACCCGGCCACGCCCACAAATGTGGCCACGGCGATGAAGTTGGCCGCCGGGCCGAAGGGCGAGCGGGCGCGGAAGAGCAGATACAGCAGATCTTTCAAGGCCACCACTGCCATCCCCGGCGCCGGCCCCGCTTCCAGGGCCACCAGCAGCGCGATCACATCACTGGGGTCGTACCGCAGGTACGGCGCTGAGGGGAGCACGGGCACCTGGACGGTCGCCATGAGCACGAACGCCACCGCCGACAGCATGCCGACCAGCACCAGCAGACGCGTCGTGGACACCGCGAATCCTCCTCCCTCCCGTTGCCTTCTTCCTTCCTCCCTCTTCCCTCTTCCTTTCGCGTACAATGGCCGGCGGAGGCCCTATCCATGGACGAAGCCGGTATCGACCCCCGCGCATTCCGCACCGCCCTGGGCCGGTTTGCCACCGGGGTGACGGTGGTGACCGCCTCCACGCCGGCCGGCGTTCACGGCATGACGGCCAACGCCTTCAGCTCCGTCTCCCTGAATCCTCCACTGGTCCTGGTGGCGGTGTCGCGGCGCGCCCGCATGCACGGCCACCTGCTCGCGGCCACCCACTTCGGGGTGAGCGTGCTGGCGGACCATCAGGAGGCCCATGCCTGGCACTTCGCCGGCCGCCCGCAGGCGGACCTGGCCACCGCCTTTGTGTGGAGGCGCGCCGTGCCGCTGCTGGACGGCGCGCTGGCCCACCTGGTGTGCGCGCTGGAGGCGACCCACCCCGGGGGTGACCACACCCTGTTTCTGGGTCGGGTGGAAGACCTCTGGTACCGCGACGGGATGCCGCTGGTGTTCTTCGCGGGACGGTTCTGCCGGATCGTCCCGCTGCGCCCAGGTCTGCCGGGAGAGCCGCCGGTCGAGCTCCCCGAGGCCCCCGCCGACCTTCCCGAGCGCTGGCCGTAGCCGCCCGGAGAGGACGCCGGGGGACTGCGGGCGTCAGCTCGGCGGCGGATCGGCGCCAGGCAGCGGGCGGTGCTCCTGCAGCTGCACCACGCGCACCTTGAGGATGCCTGGCAGCCGGCCCAGTTCCTCGGCCACCTCCGGTGGCACCGGGTCGTCCAACCCCAGCACCATCAGGGCCCGCCCCCGGGGGTGGTCGCGGCCCACGTGCATCGAGGCGATGTTCACGTCGGCGCCTCCCAGCAGGGTGCCCACCCGGCCGATCATCCCCGGCCGGTCCTCGTTCCACACCAACAGCATGATCGGCGACGGCGCCAGGTCCATCCGGTAGCCGTCCAGGCAGGTGATCCGGGGCTCGCGCCCGCCCACCACGGTCCCGGCGATCACCACCGCTGCGCCGGATGTCTCCACGCGCACCCGCAGCGCGCTGGCGGAGTCCTCGCCATCCTCCCGTCGTACCTCGGCCAGGGCGATGCCGCGCTCGCGGGCCACCACCGACGCGTTGATCAGGTTGACCGGCTGGTCCAGCACCGGCTCCAGCAGCCCGGCCAGGAATCCCGCCCGCAGAGGAGCGCCGTCGTGGGAGGCCAGGTCGCCCGCGTAGGCCAGCTCCACCTCCCGCACCTGCCCCTCGGCCAGCTGGCAGGCGACGGCGCCCATCATCCGGGCCAGGTCCACGAACGGCCGCAGGCGCTGCCAGGTCTCGTCGCGCAGGGCCGGCGCATTCACCGCCCCCCGGACGGGCCGACCCTCCAGGGCGGCCAGCACCTGGTCCGCCACCTCCACGGCCACCCGCCGCTGGGCCTCCTCGGTGGACGCGCCCAGGTGGGGCGTCAGGATCACCCGGGGGTGGCGCAGCAGAGGGCTGTCGTGGGGAGGCTCGCGTTCCATCACATCCAGCGCCGCTCCGGCCACCACGCCCTCCTCCAGCGCGGCCAGCAGGGCATCCTCGTCCACCAGCCCCCCGCGGGCGCAGTTGACCAGCAGCGCCCCGCGCTTCATGCGGGCGAACTGGGAGCGGCCCAGCAGGTGGTGCGTGGCGGGGGTCAGCGGCGCGTGGAGGCTGAGCACGTCGCTGCGGGCCAGCACCTCGTCCAGCGCCAGCACCTCGGCGCCCACCTGCGCCGCCCGCTCCGCGGCCACGTAGGGATCCGCGGCCACCACCCGCATGCCGAACGCCGCCGCCCGGCGGGCCACCTCGGACCCGATCTTGCCCAGCCCGACGATGCCCAATGTCTTGCCGTACAGCTCGACGCCGGTGAACGGCTCCCGCCGCCAGTCACCCCGGGAGGCGGCCAGGTGGGCGGCGGGCAGGTGGCGGGCCAGGGCCAGCATCATGGCCATCGTGTGCTCGGCGGTGCTGATGGTGCTGCTTTCGGGGGTGTTCAGGACCAGGATGCCCAGGCGCGTGGCGGCGTCCACATCGATGTTGTCGGTGCCCACTCCCGCCCGGGCCACCACTCGCAGACGCGGGGCCCGCGCCAGCGCCCGGGCGGTCACCCGGGTGCGGCTGCGGACGATGAGGGCGTCCACGTCGGCCAGCGCGCGGACCAGCTGGTCCTCGGCCAGCCCCTCGCGCACCACCACCTCGGCGCGCTCCGCCAGGCGCCGCACGCCGTCGGGGGCCAGGCCGTCGGCCACCAGGACCTTCACAGTCCCTCCAGCCCCGCGGCGGCCACCGCCCCCGGCCGCACCGGATGGCCCAGAGCGGGGAGAGCCTGCTCCAGGGCCCGCAGAGCGGCGGCGATGTCGGCGTCCTGCACGGCCCCCATGTGCCCGATGCGGATGATCCGGCCCTCCAGGGGGCCCTGGCCTCCCGCCACCACCACGCCCCGCTCCCGCAGGCGGCGGATCAGCTGGCGCCCGTCCATGCCCTCGGGCACCCGCACGGCGGTGACGGTGTCCGAGGCGTACCGGGGATCGGCCAGCAGGCCCAGCCCCAGCGCCGCCACCCCGTCCCGGGTGGCCTGACCCAGCCGCCGGTGGCGGGCGAAGCGGGACGGCAGTCCCTCGGCGAGAATCATCGGCACGGAAACGGCCAGGGCGTAGATCACCGGCAGGGGAGGCGTAAAGGGCGTCAGCGCCCTGCCCGGGGAGATCTCTGCCCGC encodes:
- a CDS encoding urate hydroxylase PuuD, with product MPELALEWLGLLLRWIHVIAGIMWIGDSLLFMWIDSHLSPDPQGRREVTGVTWLLHGGGYYHLEKRLLVPGQVPPRLRWFWLEATTTWISGFLLLIVVYYMSADVMMVDPAVAALTPRRAVAFGLGMLAGGWLAYDLLWRSGLRHRPAVALALSGAALAGLIYAATSLLSARAAYLQVGATLGTIMAANVWVHILPPQWRMLQAARAGRPVDYALGVHAKTRSTHNTYITFPVIFTMLSQHFPAVYAARPPWLVLLLFVVAGAGARHLMLVGWRSGRATAAVTAAALVGVVYLTAAPVLSRRAAPPQPAEVPALADVRAVIVRRCAVCHSDTPTMPGVAAPPGHVRMDTPGQIRSLAARIRARAVEQRTMPPGNITGITDDERDLLRRWIDAGAPLR
- a CDS encoding SPOR domain-containing protein; this translates as MTTWEQSSSPGPPVAGRSPRRLAALAASSLAVLGLAWGSYRVLLDGARAGAFNPPGRAPVAGVLEASPAVRRALVPPAPRPAASAPARKPAAVSTTARKPAAVARPSYVVSVARFTSRSLAEAHARRVRAKGYLATVVQDGAAFRVVTRPYPSEDAARRAARVLTEIGFSASVLAVRQPLSAPRDENSQTGASS
- a CDS encoding ABC transporter permease codes for the protein MNARRVWALTLRQLYLMRRSFARITDLFYWPLLDLFFFGFLSLYLGRQGRVPLLVGLLLGALILWDIFFRVQQAISVSFLTELWTRNLVNLFVTPLTVGEFLVAMMVWGIIKISITVTLMATVAFALYHFNIFTLGLSLVPLVAALILFAWAVGTAITALILRYGQSAESLAWSLAFLFQPFGAVFFPLTVYPEWLRRVLVALPLPHVFEAMREVLAGAPLPASRAGWAFGLDAAYLAVAFGFFGYMFTLARRKGLLLKLQE
- a CDS encoding ABC transporter ATP-binding protein, producing MSSWAVEVTGLTKVFDGTVAVDNISFRVARGELLGFLGPNGAGKTTTIAMLLGLIEPTAGSVRILGLPMPARREAILGRVNFSSPYVALPYDLTVRENLTVFAHLYGVPEPGGRIRRLAEAFGVAHLLGRRTGALSSGETARVNLVKAFLNDPEVLFLDEPTAALDPEAADAVRALLVRLQRERGMTVFYTSHNMREVERLSTRIIFLHRGRILAEGPAAEVVRRYGKADLEEFFVALARSARGEEEE
- a CDS encoding ECF transporter S component, with the translated sequence MSTTRLLVLVGMLSAVAFVLMATVQVPVLPSAPYLRYDPSDVIALLVALEAGPAPGMAVVALKDLLYLLFRARSPFGPAANFIAVATFVGVAGWVYGRGGRRTAGWAAAACAAGALARVLVMIPANFAILYLQFGMPPSRVAALLGPVIVPFNVLASGINTVLTVVVWLALRRRGLAVPRPGNP
- a CDS encoding flavin reductase family protein encodes the protein MDEAGIDPRAFRTALGRFATGVTVVTASTPAGVHGMTANAFSSVSLNPPLVLVAVSRRARMHGHLLAATHFGVSVLADHQEAHAWHFAGRPQADLATAFVWRRAVPLLDGALAHLVCALEATHPGGDHTLFLGRVEDLWYRDGMPLVFFAGRFCRIVPLRPGLPGEPPVELPEAPADLPERWP
- the serA gene encoding phosphoglycerate dehydrogenase, which encodes MKVLVADGLAPDGVRRLAERAEVVVREGLAEDQLVRALADVDALIVRSRTRVTARALARAPRLRVVARAGVGTDNIDVDAATRLGILVLNTPESSTISTAEHTMAMMLALARHLPAAHLAASRGDWRREPFTGVELYGKTLGIVGLGKIGSEVARRAAAFGMRVVAADPYVAAERAAQVGAEVLALDEVLARSDVLSLHAPLTPATHHLLGRSQFARMKRGALLVNCARGGLVDEDALLAALEEGVVAGAALDVMEREPPHDSPLLRHPRVILTPHLGASTEEAQRRVAVEVADQVLAALEGRPVRGAVNAPALRDETWQRLRPFVDLARMMGAVACQLAEGQVREVELAYAGDLASHDGAPLRAGFLAGLLEPVLDQPVNLINASVVARERGIALAEVRREDGEDSASALRVRVETSGAAVVIAGTVVGGREPRITCLDGYRMDLAPSPIMLLVWNEDRPGMIGRVGTLLGGADVNIASMHVGRDHPRGRALMVLGLDDPVPPEVAEELGRLPGILKVRVVQLQEHRPLPGADPPPS